Proteins encoded by one window of Dendropsophus ebraccatus isolate aDenEbr1 chromosome 4, aDenEbr1.pat, whole genome shotgun sequence:
- the LOC138789506 gene encoding uncharacterized protein — protein MEAQRVLLAPLVLLAPSFASEMTETSVTSGRATPQNGGQNSGVIIALGVAAVLAIITIIFCAIYWIRRRRRPMAEEEELREVLVDTSDVPEVVVTPEAAMDGGDEAPTEEAETTSHWPIHIDVTSIIRHMADLKPKPKKPAPMAMTLFEKTQEIKRKRRFRSLRSFFRYYRQKPLTRSQIRREQAEKTRQVCLWLDRRRGKKIKIKEKNPKKRRRSCLCCG, from the exons ATGGAGGCTCAGCGTGTGCTGCTCGCACCATTAGTGCTATTAGCTCCAAGCTTTGCATCAGAGATGACTGAGACATCAG TGACCTCAGGGAGAGCGACCCCCCAGAACGGCGGCCAGAACA GCGGAGTTATTATCGCTCTTGGCGTCGCGGCGGTCCTGGCTATTATCACCATCATCTTCTG CGCTATATATTGGATCAGACGCCGGCGTCGCCCAATGGCAGAAGAGGAGGAACTAAGAGAAGTCCTGGTCGATACATCAG ATGTGCCAGAGGTGGTTGTGACCCCGGAAGCGGCCATGGATGGTGGAGATGAAGCCCCCACTGAGGAGGCTGAAACCACCAGCCATTGGCCAATCCACATAGATGTGACGTCCATCATTAGACACATGGCGGATTTAAAACCAAAGCCAAAAAAGCCTGCACCGATGGCCATGACATTGTTTGAAAAAACCCAAGAAATTAAGAGGAAGAGGAGATTTAGAAGCTTACGATCCTTCTTCAGATACTACAGGCAAAAACCATTAACAAGAAGCCAGATAAGAAGAGAACAAGCAGAGAAAACCCGGCAGGTCTGCCTCTGGCTGGACAGGAgacgggggaaaaaaattaaaatcaaggAGAAAAATCCCAAAAAGAGGAGGAGATCATGCCTATGCTGTGGGTAA